The proteins below come from a single Streptomyces spongiicola genomic window:
- a CDS encoding non-ribosomal peptide synthetase, with amino-acid sequence MSTGNMDTPVVSGTDADALRAELLRRRLAGGSAAAPRRTGIPRADRGAPLPLSYGQQQMWFLSRLEPDSPEYLVPLVLRLRGPLDADALDLAWQVVVERHEILRTRYILRDDEPVQVVDAPGPLPLVRSQAADDKAAHALVEADLSRTFDLGRDWPVRGRLIRLSADEHVLAVVFHHIACDAWSTQVFGQELSELYNGAAPAPLAVQYADYAAWQREQLTQDVMTRHIEYWADRLADLPPLDLPADRPRPAVRDGAGATVPFEVPEPLAARLRDLAAAQDSTLFMLFLAAYQTLLARYTGRTDIAVGTVVSGRGRPELQQLIGYGINTLLMRGDLSGDPTFTELLARTRATVLDAYDHQELPFARVVEEIGPERDLSRTPLFQVAFTLHGDRDAAFVLPGIEASPFEGSGQVAKFDLDLQLREGGDGSLGGHLEYATALFDRTTVERFRSHLLRLLTDIAAAPIAQLSALEIIGDEERAVLIRPAEQPGPVTRRVHELFEEQATRTPDHVAVSFAGTTLTYAELNARANRIAHALIAKGAGPETLVGLSLERGIELIPALLGILKSGAAYLPLDPANPADRIAYIVDDAQAPVVVTSQAHARLFEGKLLLLDGDEDLIAAHPDTDPAVAGSPENLIYTIYTSGSTGRPKGVALTHSNVVRLMDRGHEHFTFTETDVWTLFHSYAFDFSVWEMWGALLYGGHLVVVPDSVVRSPEEFLNLLVRERVTFLNQTPTAFRALVGTDAELALRAVVFGGEKLEVSDLRPWAERFGLDRIALVNMYGITETTVHTTYHRVTGQDLDAQGASPVGRPLADLSVCLLDADGQPVPVGVPGEICVGGAGVARGYLNRPRLTAEQFVPDPYGPPGSRLYRSGDLARRLADGQLEFLGRIDDQVKIRGFRIELGEIETSLAVHPDVRDAVVLVREDTPGDERLVAYVTPADEAVPAPGALRSHLAGRLPEYMVPAAFVVLEALPLTTNGKLNKRALPAPGREALGPAGSVAPRTVTEERIAAVWADVLGLEQVGVEDGFFELGGHSIRAVALVGRLRAIGYDLAVRDVFEHRTVARIAELVTGRPAPTDTGRTAEPFSLITAQDAARLSEGVVDAYPLSQVQLGMVVEMLTDDGRHPYHNATSFRIRDEQPFSAEALREAAAVVTARHDVLRTSFDLTGYSVPMQLVHAAVELPIGVRDVSHLSEDQLLSELREFVRQERAALFDLTTPPLLRLHAHVAGDGSWWITNTECHAILDGWSHHSLLMEILEEYGRIRDGREPAGSGTPAVRFADFIAAELDALGSEESRAYWQSVVDGYPPLTVPAAWHGRPDDAGAPHRVPVPFHDLEDRLRALASKAGSSLKSVLHAAHLKTLSMLTEEERFFTGLVCNARPEVLGADWVYGMHLNTLPFAYDRSAATWRELVAAVFAREVELWPHRTYPMPVIQRELADTERLVEMRFSYHDFDQVDHDQVDYLASIDDSPTEFSLGVSARIGHLVLTASPRALSRSATDRLAQMLRQVLEAMAADAEGDAQVTFLPEGERERQLAEWNDTAYEAEAASVLQLFEAQAARTPDAVAVDHAGATVSYADLDARANRLAHHLRGLGVTAESRVLVRMDRGPDLLTALLAVWKAGGAYVPADPSYPAARVTAMREASAAVVTLSELPDLAGLPASAPVRVDDLDRLAYVIFTSGSTGTPKGVEVTHRGLVNHVAWAARELAARGTGGAPLFSSVAFDLVVPNLWAPLVTGQAVHTVGQHVTLADLGEHLVASGPYSFVKLTPGHLDVLAQQLTAEQAAALAPVLVVAGEAFTRATLERWSALAPNTELINEYGPTEASVGSTIFPVPGDTEADVLPIGRPLPNMRTYVLDAGMHPVPVGVPGELYVGGTGVARGYAGRSDLTAERFVPDPYGDSPGTRLYRTGDLVRQLSDGAVEFLGRIDDQVKIRGYRVELGEIQAVLTEHPAVREAFLTVHEGPLTAYYAPADASADSVRAHLADRLPEYMLPGTLIALDALPLNANGKVDRRALPAPDADAAVDDGHVAPRTVTEERIAGIWAQVLGRDRVGVEDGFFEIGGHSIRAVALVGALRAAGFDIGVRDVFEHRTVAELSEFLTGRPARTEVDVPVERFALIGAEDRQTLPGDAVDAYPLTQVQLGMVLEMLADDTGHAYHNVSSFRISEPEPFSEPALRVAADVVAARHEMLRTSFHLDGCTQPLQVVHSEATVPVAVHDLRELNEEQRRAAVREFIARERADLFDLERAPLLRMTAHVEDDGWRLGLTVCHAITEGWSHRALLMELLDEYRRVRDGGEPSEVPTPPVRYADFVAAELRSLESEPDRAYWRRVTSGYARFSLPAAWAGDRTAERERYRVAVQLGPYESGLRALAARARVSVKSVLLAAHLKVLSLLTEETRFHSGLVFSARPEAPGADRVYGMYLNSLPFAFDADRDRTWEELVRDVFAHEAGMWEHRRHPMPAIQHDAGVERLLDVRFSYQDFDHVETERVDLADSSGEGATEFDLAVSAVSGYLLMATHTHALSRENADRLTALYAAVLAAITEDPAGDARLVPLPAEDLERQLVTWNDAAHEAEIASVLQLFEAQAARVPHAPAVTLGTETVMYAELDAQANRLAHALRERGVDAEARVAVQLDRGPSLIAALLAVWKAGGTYVPVDPSCPVERVASIVATSGARVALTSEAYAGRFSSAQVLLADAHVSAWPATAPVRVDDLDRLAYVIFTSGSTGVPKGVEVTHRGLVNHVAWAARELAARGTGGAALFSSVAFDLVVPNLWAPLVTGQRVFAVPQDTEPGQLGRALLAEAPYSFVKLTPGHLDLLAEQLTTEQADELAAVVVVAGEALPGTTADRSLDILGPDRLINEYGPTEASVGSTVFPVTEPAGREVVPIGRPLPNMRTYVLDSAMYPVPVGVPGELYVGGTGVARGYAGRPDLTAERFVPDPYGEVPGARLYRTGDLVRQLPDGVVEFLGRIDDQVKIRGYRVELGEIQAVLTEHPAVREAFLTVHEPVPGDRRLVAYWTAAGEAAPAPEVLAEHCAVRLPDYMVPAAFVALDVMPLNANGKVDRRALPVPDRGALRTGTEHVPPRTPTEKALAAIWSEVLGVEQIGVHDRFFDLGGHSLLMIKILAAARAAGLAVSIYRMYQHDTLIDLAAAVDGDAAAADGGHGAAPAASRDASPADADATRPQAAASGTVEVPAELLAQLLRQVGGEGAEQTSEAVTRAAALLSAAPRDRAPATPGGLAEGIDTVMTEHHVPGVAIAVIRDGAVAAVEGHGVLAAGSHAPVTDRTLFQVGSISKHVTALGVLCLVDRGIVDLDADIDDYLTSWHLDEAADAPGRISLRMLLGHRAGLARYRGPGCRPGEPVPSLLELLEGRPPAATPRVRRELPPGEVFRKSSTHYWVVQQVLEDVTGEPFEPLMRRLVLDPLGLADSSFDQDHPHTAGLPVALGHDVHGAPLKGGWRTRAHLAAAGLWTTAADTARFVVAVRDALLGAPDALIPQALARELLAGETGTFYGLGTIVDDSGDDLEFGHGGEPSGYWNMAISHLHGGTGFVALTNADSGKAVVRHLTAELGRTHAGFGSGCLASDWRTAEGGDGLPAVLAPVVTEEEGA; translated from the coding sequence ATGAGCACCGGGAACATGGACACGCCCGTCGTCTCGGGCACCGATGCCGACGCGCTCCGTGCTGAGCTGCTGCGCCGCCGTCTCGCCGGCGGCAGTGCCGCCGCACCGCGCCGTACGGGGATCCCGCGCGCCGACCGCGGCGCCCCGCTGCCGCTGTCGTACGGACAGCAGCAGATGTGGTTCCTCAGCCGACTGGAGCCCGACAGCCCCGAGTACCTCGTGCCGCTGGTGCTGCGGCTGCGCGGCCCGCTCGACGCCGACGCCCTGGATCTGGCCTGGCAGGTGGTGGTGGAACGGCACGAGATCCTCCGCACCCGCTACATCCTGCGGGACGACGAGCCGGTCCAGGTCGTTGACGCCCCCGGCCCGCTGCCGCTGGTGCGTTCTCAGGCCGCGGATGACAAGGCGGCGCACGCCCTGGTCGAGGCGGACCTGTCCCGCACCTTCGATCTGGGCCGCGACTGGCCGGTGCGCGGTCGGCTGATCCGGTTGTCCGCCGACGAGCACGTGCTCGCGGTGGTCTTCCACCACATCGCCTGCGATGCGTGGTCCACGCAGGTTTTCGGCCAGGAGCTGAGCGAGCTGTACAACGGCGCGGCCCCGGCCCCGCTCGCCGTGCAGTACGCCGACTACGCGGCCTGGCAGCGCGAGCAGCTCACCCAAGACGTGATGACACGTCACATCGAATACTGGGCGGACCGGCTGGCGGACCTCCCTCCTCTCGATCTGCCCGCGGACCGGCCGCGTCCAGCGGTGCGGGACGGTGCGGGCGCCACGGTGCCGTTCGAGGTGCCGGAACCGCTCGCGGCCCGGCTGCGCGACCTGGCGGCCGCCCAGGACAGCACGCTGTTCATGCTGTTCCTCGCCGCCTACCAGACCCTGCTGGCCCGCTACACGGGCCGCACCGACATCGCGGTCGGCACCGTCGTCTCCGGCCGCGGCCGCCCGGAGCTGCAGCAGCTGATCGGCTACGGCATCAACACCCTGTTGATGCGCGGCGACCTGTCCGGCGACCCGACGTTCACCGAGCTGCTGGCCCGCACCCGCGCCACGGTTCTGGACGCCTACGACCACCAGGAGCTGCCCTTCGCCCGGGTCGTCGAGGAGATCGGGCCGGAGCGCGACCTGTCGCGCACCCCGCTGTTCCAGGTCGCGTTCACCCTGCACGGCGACCGGGATGCCGCATTCGTGCTGCCTGGCATCGAGGCGTCGCCCTTCGAGGGATCGGGACAGGTCGCCAAGTTCGACCTGGACCTGCAGCTGCGCGAGGGCGGGGACGGATCGCTCGGCGGGCACCTGGAGTACGCGACGGCGCTGTTCGACCGTACGACGGTGGAGCGGTTCCGCAGCCATCTGCTGCGCCTGCTCACCGACATCGCAGCCGCCCCCATCGCGCAGCTGTCCGCGCTGGAGATCATCGGGGACGAGGAGCGGGCCGTGCTGATCCGTCCGGCCGAACAGCCGGGCCCGGTGACCCGTCGTGTGCACGAGCTGTTCGAGGAACAGGCCACGCGCACCCCGGACCACGTCGCCGTCTCCTTCGCGGGCACCACGCTGACCTATGCCGAGCTCAACGCCCGCGCCAACCGCATCGCCCATGCCCTGATCGCCAAGGGGGCCGGCCCGGAGACCCTGGTCGGTCTCAGCCTGGAGCGGGGCATCGAGCTGATCCCCGCACTGCTCGGCATCCTGAAGTCCGGCGCCGCGTACCTGCCGCTGGACCCGGCGAACCCCGCGGACCGGATCGCCTACATCGTGGACGACGCCCAGGCCCCCGTCGTCGTCACCTCGCAGGCCCACGCCCGCCTGTTCGAGGGGAAGCTGCTGCTGCTTGACGGGGACGAGGATCTCATCGCGGCCCATCCCGACACCGACCCGGCCGTCGCCGGCAGTCCGGAGAACCTGATCTACACGATCTACACCTCGGGTTCGACCGGCAGGCCCAAGGGGGTCGCGCTCACCCACAGCAACGTGGTCCGCCTCATGGACCGCGGCCACGAGCACTTCACCTTCACCGAGACGGACGTGTGGACACTGTTCCACAGCTACGCCTTCGACTTCTCCGTGTGGGAGATGTGGGGAGCGCTGCTGTACGGCGGCCACCTCGTCGTCGTCCCGGACTCCGTCGTGCGCTCCCCCGAGGAGTTCCTCAACCTCCTGGTGCGCGAACGGGTCACGTTCCTGAACCAGACGCCGACCGCGTTCCGTGCCCTGGTCGGCACCGATGCCGAGCTGGCCCTGCGCGCGGTGGTCTTCGGGGGCGAGAAGCTGGAGGTGTCCGATCTGCGGCCTTGGGCCGAGCGGTTCGGTCTCGACCGGATCGCCCTGGTCAACATGTACGGGATCACCGAGACCACCGTCCACACCACCTACCACCGCGTGACCGGACAGGACCTGGACGCGCAGGGGGCCAGTCCGGTCGGCCGGCCGCTGGCGGACCTGAGCGTCTGTCTGCTCGACGCGGACGGCCAGCCCGTGCCGGTGGGCGTACCCGGGGAGATCTGCGTGGGCGGCGCCGGTGTGGCGCGCGGCTACCTCAATCGGCCGCGGCTGACCGCGGAGCAGTTCGTGCCCGACCCGTACGGGCCACCCGGGTCCCGCCTGTACCGCAGCGGTGACCTGGCCCGCCGGCTGGCGGACGGGCAGCTGGAGTTCCTGGGCCGCATCGACGACCAGGTCAAGATCAGGGGCTTCCGCATCGAACTCGGTGAGATCGAGACCTCGCTGGCCGTCCACCCGGATGTGCGGGACGCGGTCGTGCTGGTGCGCGAGGACACCCCCGGCGACGAGCGGCTGGTCGCGTATGTGACCCCGGCCGACGAGGCCGTGCCAGCTCCGGGCGCCCTGCGCTCTCATCTGGCTGGCCGACTGCCCGAGTACATGGTCCCGGCCGCGTTCGTCGTCCTGGAGGCGCTGCCGTTGACCACCAACGGCAAGCTCAACAAGCGGGCCCTGCCCGCGCCCGGCCGGGAAGCCCTGGGACCGGCGGGATCCGTCGCCCCCCGCACGGTCACCGAGGAACGCATCGCCGCCGTGTGGGCAGATGTCCTGGGCCTGGAGCAGGTCGGCGTCGAGGACGGCTTCTTCGAGCTGGGCGGGCATTCCATCCGTGCCGTCGCCCTCGTGGGCCGGCTGCGGGCCATCGGCTACGACCTCGCCGTGCGCGACGTCTTCGAGCATCGCACCGTCGCCCGCATCGCCGAACTGGTCACCGGACGCCCGGCGCCGACCGACACCGGCCGTACGGCCGAGCCGTTCTCGCTGATCACGGCTCAGGACGCGGCCCGGCTTTCGGAGGGCGTCGTCGACGCGTACCCGCTGTCGCAGGTGCAGCTCGGCATGGTTGTGGAAATGCTGACCGACGACGGCAGGCACCCGTACCACAACGCCACGTCGTTCAGGATCCGCGACGAACAGCCGTTCTCCGCGGAGGCGCTGCGCGAGGCCGCCGCCGTGGTCACCGCCCGACACGACGTCCTGCGCACCTCCTTCGATCTCACCGGGTACTCCGTACCGATGCAGCTGGTGCATGCAGCCGTCGAGCTGCCGATCGGTGTGCGCGACGTCTCTCATCTGTCCGAGGACCAGCTCCTGTCGGAACTTCGGGAGTTCGTCCGGCAGGAACGCGCTGCCCTGTTCGATCTGACGACGCCGCCGCTGCTGCGCCTGCACGCGCACGTGGCCGGTGACGGAAGCTGGTGGATCACCAACACCGAGTGCCACGCGATCCTGGACGGCTGGAGCCACCACTCGCTGCTGATGGAGATCCTGGAGGAGTACGGCCGCATCCGCGACGGCCGGGAGCCCGCCGGGTCCGGCACCCCGGCCGTCCGCTTCGCCGACTTCATCGCCGCGGAACTGGACGCCCTGGGCTCCGAGGAGTCCCGCGCCTACTGGCAGTCCGTCGTCGACGGCTACCCGCCGCTGACCGTGCCCGCCGCGTGGCACGGCCGCCCGGACGACGCCGGCGCCCCCCATCGCGTCCCCGTGCCCTTCCACGACCTGGAGGACAGGCTGCGCGCACTGGCCTCCAAGGCGGGCTCCTCGCTCAAGAGCGTGCTGCACGCGGCTCACCTCAAGACGCTCAGCATGCTGACGGAGGAGGAGCGCTTCTTCACCGGTCTGGTGTGCAACGCACGGCCCGAGGTGCTCGGCGCCGACTGGGTCTACGGCATGCACCTGAACACGCTGCCGTTCGCGTACGACCGTTCCGCGGCCACCTGGCGCGAGCTGGTCGCCGCCGTGTTCGCCCGCGAGGTAGAACTGTGGCCGCACCGCACCTACCCGATGCCGGTCATCCAGCGTGAACTCGCCGACACCGAGCGGCTGGTCGAGATGCGGTTCAGCTACCACGACTTCGACCAGGTCGACCACGACCAGGTCGACTACCTGGCGAGCATCGACGACAGTCCCACCGAGTTCTCGCTCGGCGTCTCGGCCCGCATCGGCCACCTCGTCCTCACCGCCTCCCCGCGTGCCCTGAGCCGCAGCGCCACGGACCGGCTCGCACAGATGCTGCGCCAGGTCCTGGAGGCGATGGCCGCGGATGCCGAGGGCGACGCCCAGGTCACCTTCCTGCCCGAGGGCGAGCGGGAGCGGCAGCTGGCGGAGTGGAACGACACCGCCTACGAGGCCGAGGCCGCCTCCGTGCTCCAGCTGTTCGAGGCGCAGGCCGCCCGCACCCCGGACGCGGTCGCCGTCGACCACGCGGGCGCCACCGTCTCCTATGCCGACCTGGACGCCCGTGCCAACCGGCTCGCCCACCACCTGCGCGGCCTCGGCGTCACGGCCGAGTCCCGGGTGCTGGTCCGGATGGACCGCGGCCCCGACCTGTTGACCGCCCTGCTAGCGGTGTGGAAGGCGGGCGGCGCCTACGTCCCGGCCGACCCGTCCTACCCGGCGGCCCGGGTCACCGCCATGCGTGAGGCCTCCGCGGCCGTGGTGACGCTCAGCGAGCTGCCGGACCTGGCCGGGCTACCGGCTTCCGCGCCGGTGCGGGTGGACGATCTGGACCGGCTGGCCTATGTCATCTTCACCTCCGGCTCCACCGGCACTCCCAAGGGTGTCGAGGTCACCCACCGCGGTCTGGTCAACCACGTGGCCTGGGCGGCCCGCGAACTCGCCGCGCGCGGCACCGGAGGCGCCCCGCTGTTCTCCTCGGTCGCCTTCGACCTGGTCGTCCCCAACCTGTGGGCGCCGCTCGTGACCGGGCAGGCCGTGCACACGGTGGGGCAGCACGTCACCCTGGCCGACCTGGGCGAGCACCTGGTCGCCTCGGGGCCGTACAGCTTCGTCAAGCTGACCCCGGGGCATCTGGACGTACTGGCCCAGCAGCTCACCGCCGAGCAGGCGGCCGCGCTGGCGCCGGTGCTGGTGGTGGCGGGCGAGGCCTTCACCCGCGCCACGCTGGAGCGTTGGAGCGCGCTCGCACCGAACACGGAGCTGATCAACGAGTACGGGCCGACCGAGGCGTCCGTGGGCTCCACGATCTTCCCGGTTCCCGGTGACACCGAGGCCGACGTCCTGCCGATCGGGCGTCCGCTGCCGAACATGCGGACGTATGTGCTGGATGCGGGGATGCATCCGGTGCCGGTGGGTGTGCCCGGTGAGCTGTATGTCGGCGGCACGGGCGTGGCGCGCGGTTACGCGGGCCGCTCCGACCTGACTGCTGAGCGCTTCGTGCCGGACCCGTACGGTGATTCACCGGGTACCCGCCTGTACCGCACCGGTGACCTGGTGCGTCAGCTCTCCGACGGGGCCGTCGAGTTCCTCGGCCGTATCGACGACCAGGTCAAGATCCGCGGCTACCGCGTCGAACTCGGCGAGATCCAGGCCGTCCTCACCGAACACCCCGCGGTCCGCGAGGCGTTCCTCACCGTCCACGAGGGCCCGCTGACCGCGTACTATGCGCCGGCCGACGCGTCCGCAGACTCCGTACGCGCCCATCTGGCCGACCGGCTGCCCGAGTACATGCTGCCCGGGACTCTGATCGCTCTGGACGCCCTGCCGCTGAACGCCAACGGCAAGGTCGACCGGCGTGCCCTGCCCGCCCCGGACGCCGATGCGGCCGTGGACGACGGTCATGTCGCGCCGCGCACGGTGACCGAGGAGCGGATCGCCGGGATATGGGCCCAGGTGCTGGGGCGGGACCGGGTCGGTGTCGAGGACGGCTTCTTCGAGATCGGCGGCCACTCCATCCGCGCCGTCGCGCTCGTCGGCGCGCTGCGCGCGGCCGGATTCGACATCGGGGTCAGGGACGTCTTCGAGCACCGCACGGTCGCCGAGCTGAGCGAGTTCCTCACCGGCCGCCCCGCGCGCACCGAGGTGGATGTGCCCGTCGAGCGGTTCGCGCTGATCGGCGCCGAGGACCGGCAGACGCTCCCGGGCGACGCCGTGGACGCCTACCCGCTGACGCAGGTGCAGCTCGGCATGGTCCTGGAGATGCTGGCGGACGACACCGGGCACGCCTACCACAACGTCTCCTCGTTCCGGATCAGCGAGCCGGAGCCGTTCTCGGAGCCGGCGCTGCGCGTCGCCGCCGACGTGGTCGCGGCCCGCCACGAGATGCTACGCACCTCCTTCCACCTCGACGGCTGCACACAGCCGCTCCAGGTGGTGCACTCCGAGGCCACCGTCCCAGTGGCCGTGCACGACCTGAGGGAGCTGAACGAAGAGCAACGGCGTGCCGCCGTCCGGGAGTTCATCGCCCGTGAGCGCGCCGACCTGTTCGACCTGGAGCGGGCACCGCTGCTGCGGATGACCGCTCACGTCGAGGACGACGGCTGGCGGCTCGGGCTGACCGTCTGCCACGCCATCACCGAGGGCTGGAGCCACCGGGCGCTGCTGATGGAGCTGCTCGACGAGTACCGCCGGGTGCGCGACGGCGGGGAACCGTCCGAGGTGCCCACGCCGCCCGTGCGCTACGCCGATTTCGTCGCCGCCGAACTGCGCTCGCTGGAGTCGGAGCCGGACCGGGCGTACTGGCGGCGGGTCACGAGCGGCTACGCGCGCTTCTCCCTGCCGGCGGCCTGGGCCGGCGACCGCACCGCCGAGCGGGAGCGCTACCGGGTCGCCGTGCAGCTCGGCCCGTACGAGTCCGGGCTGCGCGCGCTGGCCGCCCGGGCCCGCGTCTCGGTCAAGAGCGTGCTGCTGGCCGCACATCTGAAGGTGCTCAGCCTGCTCACCGAGGAGACCCGGTTCCACTCGGGCCTGGTGTTCAGCGCCCGCCCCGAGGCGCCGGGCGCCGACCGGGTGTACGGCATGTACCTCAACTCCCTGCCGTTCGCATTCGACGCGGACCGTGACCGCACCTGGGAGGAACTGGTCCGAGACGTCTTCGCGCACGAGGCGGGCATGTGGGAGCACCGTCGGCACCCGATGCCGGCGATCCAGCACGACGCGGGGGTGGAACGCCTGCTGGACGTCCGCTTCAGCTACCAGGACTTCGACCACGTCGAAACCGAGCGCGTCGACCTGGCCGACAGCTCCGGCGAGGGCGCGACCGAGTTCGACCTCGCGGTGTCGGCGGTCTCCGGCTACCTGCTGATGGCCACGCACACCCACGCGCTGTCCCGCGAGAACGCCGACCGGCTCACCGCGCTGTACGCGGCGGTCCTGGCCGCCATAACCGAGGACCCGGCCGGCGACGCCCGCCTGGTGCCGCTGCCGGCCGAGGACCTGGAGCGGCAGCTGGTGACCTGGAACGACGCCGCGCACGAGGCCGAGATCGCCTCCGTGCTCCAGCTGTTCGAGGCGCAGGCCGCCCGCGTCCCCCACGCTCCGGCGGTGACCCTCGGGACGGAGACGGTGATGTACGCCGAGCTGGATGCGCAGGCCAACCGGCTGGCGCACGCCCTGCGGGAGCGCGGCGTCGACGCCGAAGCGCGCGTCGCGGTCCAGCTGGACCGGGGTCCCTCCCTGATCGCGGCTCTGCTCGCGGTGTGGAAGGCGGGCGGCACGTATGTGCCGGTCGACCCGTCCTGCCCGGTGGAGCGCGTCGCCTCCATCGTGGCGACCTCGGGTGCCCGGGTGGCGCTCACCTCCGAGGCGTACGCCGGCCGGTTCTCTTCCGCCCAGGTGCTGCTCGCCGACGCGCACGTCAGCGCCTGGCCCGCGACCGCGCCGGTGCGGGTGGACGATCTGGACCGGCTGGCCTATGTCATCTTCACCTCTGGCTCCACCGGTGTTCCCAAAGGTGTCGAGGTCACCCACCGTGGTCTGGTCAACCATGTGGCCTGGGCGGCCCGCGAACTCGCCGCGCGCGGCACCGGAGGTGCCGCGCTGTTCTCCTCGGTCGCCTTCGACCTGGTCGTGCCCAACCTGTGGGCACCACTGGTCACCGGGCAGCGGGTGTTCGCGGTACCCCAGGACACCGAGCCCGGGCAACTGGGCCGTGCGCTGCTGGCCGAGGCGCCGTACAGCTTCGTCAAGCTGACCCCGGGCCACCTGGACCTGCTCGCGGAGCAGCTCACCACCGAACAGGCGGATGAGCTGGCGGCGGTCGTGGTGGTGGCGGGCGAGGCGCTGCCCGGCACCACGGCGGACCGGTCGCTGGACATCCTCGGCCCCGATCGCCTGATCAACGAGTACGGCCCGACCGAGGCGTCCGTCGGCTCCACGGTCTTCCCGGTGACGGAGCCGGCCGGCCGCGAGGTGGTCCCGATCGGGCGTCCGCTGCCGAACATGCGGACATACGTGCTGGATTCGGCGATGTATCCGGTGCCGGTGGGTGTGCCGGGCGAACTGTACGTCGGCGGCACGGGCGTGGCGCGTGGGTACGCGGGCCGCCCCGACCTGACCGCGGAGCGCTTCGTGCCCGACCCGTACGGAGAGGTGCCGGGTGCTCGTCTGTACCGCACCGGCGACCTGGTCCGTCAGCTCCCCGACGGTGTCGTCGAGTTCCTCGGCCGCATCGACGACCAGGTCAAGATCCGCGGCTACCGCGTCGAACTCGGCGAGATCCAGGCCGTCCTCACCGAACACCCTGCGGTCCGCGAGGCGTTCCTCACCGTCCACGAGCCGGTGCCCGGCGACCGCCGCCTGGTGGCGTACTGGACGGCGGCGGGCGAGGCGGCCCCGGCGCCCGAGGTCCTGGCCGAGCACTGCGCGGTGCGCCTGCCCGACTACATGGTGCCCGCGGCCTTCGTGGCCCTGGACGTCATGCCGCTGAACGCCAACGGCAAGGTCGACCGGCGCGCCCTGCCGGTGCCCGACCGGGGTGCGCTGCGCACCGGCACGGAGCACGTGCCACCGCGCACGCCGACGGAGAAGGCGCTGGCCGCCATCTGGTCCGAGGTCCTCGGCGTCGAGCAGATCGGCGTCCACGACCGCTTCTTCGACCTCGGCGGTCACTCCCTGCTGATGATCAAGATCCTGGCCGCGGCCCGCGCCGCCGGCCTCGCGGTCTCGATCTACCGCATGTACCAGCATGACACCTTGATCGACCTGGCGGCGGCGGTGGACGGGGACGCGGCCGCCGCGGACGGTGGGCACGGTGCGGCCCCGGCCGCGTCCCGGGACGCGAGCCCGGCGGACGCGGACGCCACCCGGCCGCAAGCCGCGGCCTCAGGCACCGTCGAGGTGCCCGCCGAGTTGCTGGCGCAGTTGCTCCGGCAGGTCGGCGGGGAAGGCGCCGAGCAGACGAGCGAGGCGGTGACGCGGGCCGCCGCGCTGCTCTCCGCCGCGCCGCGGGACCGGGCCCCCGCCACACCGGGCGGACTCGCCGAGGGCATCGACACCGTCATGACCGAGCATCACGTGCCCGGTGTCGCCATCGCCGTCATCCGGGACGGTGCGGTGGCGGCCGTCGAGGGCCACGGCGTGCTGGCGGCCGGCAGCCACGCGCCGGTGACGGATCGCACGCTGTTCCAGGTCGGCTCCATCAGCAAGCACGTCACCGCGCTGGGCGTGCTGTGCCTGGTGGACCGGGGAATCGTCGACCTGGACGCCGACATCGACGACTACCTCACCTCCTGGCACCTCGACGAGGCAGCGGATGCTCCGGGACGCATCAGCCTGCGGATGCTGCTCGGACACCGCGCCGGGCTCGCCCGGTACCGCGGCCCCGGCTGCCGCCCCGGCGAGCCGGTGCCAAGCCTGCTCGAGCTGTTGGAGGGCAGGCCACCCGCCGCTACCCCGCGGGTGCGCCGCGAGCTGCCGCCGGGGGAGGTGTTCCGCAAGAGCAGCACGCACTACTGGGTGGTCCAGCAGGTGCTGGAGGACGTCACGGGCGAGCCGTTCGAGCCACTGATGCGGCGTCTCGTGCTGGACCCGCTCGGTCTCGCCGACAGCAGCTTCGACCAGGACCACCCGCACACCGCCGGCCTGCCCGTGGCCCTCGGCCACGACGTTCACGGCGCCCCGCTCAAGGGCGGCTGGCGCACCCGCGCCCACCTCGCCGCCGCGGGGCTGTGGACGACGGCGGCGGACACCGCCCGGTTCGTGGTCGCGGTGCGGGACGCTCTTCTCGGCGCCCCGGACGCACTGATCCCTCAGGCTCTGGCCCGGGAGTTGCTGGCGGGCGAGACCGGCACGTTCTACGGGCTCGGGACCATCGTCGACGACAGCGGCGACGACCTGGAGTTCGGGCACGGCGGCGAGCCCTCGGGCTACTGGAACATGGCGATCAGCCATCTGCACGGCGGCACCGGATTCGTCGCCCTGACCAACGCCGACTCCGGCAAGGCCGTCGTCCGACACCTGACCGCCGAACTGGGCCGCACGCACGCCGGGTTCGGCAGTGGATGCCTGGCCTCCGACTGGCGCACGGCCGAGGGCGGCGACGGGCTCCCGGCGGTCCTCGCCCCCGTCGTCACGGAGGAGGAAGGGGCATGA